From Cyclopterus lumpus isolate fCycLum1 chromosome 2, fCycLum1.pri, whole genome shotgun sequence, a single genomic window includes:
- the ccnt2b gene encoding cyclin-T2b isoform X1: MAVHRGPSTKWLFTREQLENTPSRRGGIEADRELSYRQQAANLIQDIGQRLNVSQLIINTAIVYMHRFYMIHSFSKFHRNVISQTTLFLAAKVEEQPRKLEHVIKIAHACINQQEPALDTKSNAFQQQTQELVALETIVLQTLGFEITIDHPHTDVVRCSQLVRASKDLAQTSYFMATNSLHLTTFCLQYRPTVVACVCIHLACKWSNWEIPVSTDSKHWWEYVDRTVTLQLLDELTHEFLQILEKTPSKLKRIRNWRAIQAAKKPKTEGATVDSAFQGGSLDGLPGVTNSFFPSTSSDSSDMPSLNNIAASYASYQPLSDQSKSCGYDHFSEPHLSDFALVKHEPKAAGGTSATAGSKNQQLAANAAAAFSRPQKVLTLEKYREKHAAAGDPASQNGTKDEPGADMYAAPPVISSHHHKKRSQAQQGGHTGDSRRDKSSSKKARLPASFAENGAATGEELKMRIKVSSERHGSLEQGGTLSGKDKHKEHRHSKHGHSHPYSLSGNSRGTIENASLSIKAPDAGSSSSSRKRPHSDGGNHNHNNHHHHSSKSSRSKGGLGSSHYSTESGQRVMEHDGSNGVLPPNGQHTDYKDTFDMLDSLLSAQGMNL, translated from the exons ATGGCGGTGCACCGGGGACCCTCTACGAAATGGCTCTTCACCCGGGAGCAGCTCGAGAACACGCCGTCTCGACGCGGCGGAATAGAGGCCGACAGGGAGCTCTCTTACCGGCAGCAGGCGGCCAACTTAATCCAAGACATAGGCCAGAGACTCAACGT TTCTCAACTGATAATCAACACTGCtatagtatatatgcacagGTTTTATATGATCCACTCCTTCAGCAAATTCCATAGAAAC GTCATTTCTCAGACTACGTTGTTCCTGGCAGCTAAAGTTGAGGAGCAGCCCAGAAAGTTGGAGCATGTCATTAAAATAGCCCACGCCTGCATTAACCAACAAGAGCCAGCCCTAGACACTAAGAGCAAC GCATTCCAGCAGCAGACACAAGAGCTCGTAGCACTGGAAACGATAGTGCTGCAAACGCTGG GTTTTGAAATAACAATCGATCATCCACACACAGATGTTGTGAGGTGTTCCCAGCTAGTGCGAG CAAGCAAGGATTTGGCACAGACTTCCTATTTCATGGCTACCAACAG TTTGCATCTCACCACCTTCTGCCTGCAGTACAGGCCCACGGTCGTCGCGTGCGTCTGCATCCACCTGGCCTGCAAGTGGTCCAACTGGGAGATCCCCGTGTCTACGGACAGTAAACACTGGTGGGAGTACGTGGACCGCACCGTGACGTTGCAGCTGCTGGACG AGCTTACACACGAGTTTCTCCAGATCCTGGAGAAGACGCCCAGCAAACTGAAGAGGATACGAAACTGGAGG gCTATTCAAGCAGCTAAGAAGCCAAAGACGGAGGGCGCAACAGTGGATAGTGCCTTCCAGGGGGGGTCCTTGGACGGCCTCCCCGGTGTCACCAACTCTTTCTTCCCCTCCACCTCATCGGACTCCTCGGACATGCCCTCCCTCAACAACATTGCAGCCTCCTACGCATCCTACCAGCCGCTGAGCGACCAGTCCAAGAGCTGCGGCTACGACCACTTCTCCGAGCCGCACCTCTCAGACTTCGCGCTGGTGAAACACGAACCCAAAGCAGCGGGCGGTACTTCCGCCACCGCCGGCAGCAAAAACCAGCAGCTCGCCGCAAACGCAGCCGCCGCCTTTTCGCGGCCGCAGAAGGTCTTGACTCTAGAAAAGTACAGGGAGAAACACGCGGCGGCGGGGGACCCGGCCTCGCAGAACGGCACGAAGGACGAGCCGGGCGCGGATATGTACGCGGCCCCTCCGGTCATCTCCTCGCACCACCACAAGAAGCGCTCCCAGGCGCAGCAGGGGGGGCACACCGGCGACAGCCGAAGAGACAAAAGCAGCTCCAAAAAGGCGCGGCTGCCGGCGTCTTTTGCCGAGAACGGCGCCGCCACGGGCGAGGAGCTCAAGATGAGAATCAAAGTTTCGTCGGAGCGCCACGGGAGCTTGGAGCAGGGCGGGACTCTGTCCGGCAAAGACAAGCACAAAGAGCACCGCCACTCCAAACACGGCCACTCGCACCCGTACTCCCTCAGCGGTAACAGCAGAGGGACAATAGAGAACGCCTCCTTGTCTATAAAAGCGCCCGACGCGGGCTCGTCCAGCTCGTCTCGCAAGAGGCCCCACTCGGACGGCGGCAACCACAAtcacaacaaccaccaccaccactcgtCCAAGAGCAGCCGGAGCAAAGGAGGCCTCGGCTCGTCCCACTACTCGACCGAGAGCGGCCAGAGGGTGATGGAGCACGACGGGAGCAACGGCGTGCTGCCCCCCAACGGCCAACACACCGACTACAAAGACACTTTCGACATGCTGGACTCTTTACTAAGTGCCCAAGGAATGAACTTGTAA
- the ccnt2b gene encoding cyclin-T2b isoform X2, whose protein sequence is MPSLNNIAASYASYQPLSDQSKSCGYDHFSEPHLSDFALVKHEPKAAGGTSATAGSKNQQLAANAAAAFSRPQKVLTLEKYREKHAAAGDPASQNGTKDEPGADMYAAPPVISSHHHKKRSQAQQGGHTGDSRRDKSSSKKARLPASFAENGAATGEELKMRIKVSSERHGSLEQGGTLSGKDKHKEHRHSKHGHSHPYSLSGNSRGTIENASLSIKAPDAGSSSSSRKRPHSDGGNHNHNNHHHHSSKSSRSKGGLGSSHYSTESGQRVMEHDGSNGVLPPNGQHTDYKDTFDMLDSLLSAQGMNL, encoded by the coding sequence ATGCCCTCCCTCAACAACATTGCAGCCTCCTACGCATCCTACCAGCCGCTGAGCGACCAGTCCAAGAGCTGCGGCTACGACCACTTCTCCGAGCCGCACCTCTCAGACTTCGCGCTGGTGAAACACGAACCCAAAGCAGCGGGCGGTACTTCCGCCACCGCCGGCAGCAAAAACCAGCAGCTCGCCGCAAACGCAGCCGCCGCCTTTTCGCGGCCGCAGAAGGTCTTGACTCTAGAAAAGTACAGGGAGAAACACGCGGCGGCGGGGGACCCGGCCTCGCAGAACGGCACGAAGGACGAGCCGGGCGCGGATATGTACGCGGCCCCTCCGGTCATCTCCTCGCACCACCACAAGAAGCGCTCCCAGGCGCAGCAGGGGGGGCACACCGGCGACAGCCGAAGAGACAAAAGCAGCTCCAAAAAGGCGCGGCTGCCGGCGTCTTTTGCCGAGAACGGCGCCGCCACGGGCGAGGAGCTCAAGATGAGAATCAAAGTTTCGTCGGAGCGCCACGGGAGCTTGGAGCAGGGCGGGACTCTGTCCGGCAAAGACAAGCACAAAGAGCACCGCCACTCCAAACACGGCCACTCGCACCCGTACTCCCTCAGCGGTAACAGCAGAGGGACAATAGAGAACGCCTCCTTGTCTATAAAAGCGCCCGACGCGGGCTCGTCCAGCTCGTCTCGCAAGAGGCCCCACTCGGACGGCGGCAACCACAAtcacaacaaccaccaccaccactcgtCCAAGAGCAGCCGGAGCAAAGGAGGCCTCGGCTCGTCCCACTACTCGACCGAGAGCGGCCAGAGGGTGATGGAGCACGACGGGAGCAACGGCGTGCTGCCCCCCAACGGCCAACACACCGACTACAAAGACACTTTCGACATGCTGGACTCTTTACTAAGTGCCCAAGGAATGAACTTGTAA
- the LOC117746051 gene encoding transmembrane protein 163-like translates to MTDAATPPDPAAVPDPVVVDPTVVNGQCEQTDSQQEQQQEPDTESQGEGFKMDQEMKITDSVEDGGLLESSMRLKPHEAQSYRKKVLWVSWVSIVITILLAIAAFTVSIMRHSASAFGFAFNAVLDVLSSAIVLWRYSNAAAVHSAHREYIACVILGVVFILSSLCIMGKAIHDLTTKLLPEVDDFLFSVSIISGLVCVILAVIKFMLGKVLTSRALITDGFNSLVGGVMGFSILISAEVFKHEPQVWYLDGTTGILMGLIILAYGVKLLRDMVPRVRQTRNYERFE, encoded by the exons ATGACGGACGCCGCCACACCGCCAGACCCCGCCGCCGTCCCGGACCCGGTTGTAGTGGACCCCACGGTGGTGAACGGGCAGTGCGAGCAAACGGACTcccagcaggagcagcagcaggagcccGACACAGAAAGTCAGGGAGAGGGTTTCAAGATGGACCAGGAGATGAAGATAACGGACAGCGTGGAGGACGGAG GTCTCCTGGAAAGCAGCATGCGCCTGAAGCCCCACGAAGCGCAGAGTTACCGCAAGAAAGTTCTGTGGGTGTCCTGGGTTTCCATCGTGATCACGATCCTCCTGGCCATCGCCGCTTTCA CCGTTTCCATCATGCGCCACAGCGCGTCAGCGTTTGGATTTGCT TTCAACGCCGTGCTGGACGTGTTGTCCTCTGCCATTGTGCTGTGGCGGTACAGCAACGCCGCCGCCGTCCACTCGGCACACcgtgagtacat AGCCTGTGTCATCCTGGGCGTGGTTTTCATCCTGTCCTCCTTGTGCATTATGGGTAAGGCCATCCACGACCTGACCACCAAGCTGCTACCTGAAGTG GATGACTTCCTGTTCAGTGTGTCCATCATCAGCGGCTTGGTGTGCGTCATCTTGGCTGTGATCAAGTTCATGCTCGGCAAAGTGCTCACGAGCCGCGCCCTCATCACCGATG GCTTCAACTCGCTGGTGGGGGGAGTCATGGGGTTCTCCATTCTCATCAGCGCTGAAGTGTTCAAGCACGAGCCCCAGGTGTGGTACCTGGATGGGACAACAGGTATCCTCATGGGTCTCATCATCCTCGCCTATGGCGTCAA GCTGCTGCGCGACATGGTCCCGCGGGTCCGGCAAACCAGGAACTACGAGCGCTTTGAGTGA